Part of the Sulfuricurvum kujiense DSM 16994 genome, CCGATGCGACGACCATCACCATCTCTCCGTGGGATAAATCGATGCTTTCCGTCATCGAAAAAGCGATCCAAAAAGCCGATATCGGGGTCAATCCGAACAACAACGGAACCGACATCAAACTCTTCTTCCCTCCGATGACGGTAGAACAGCGCCAAGAGACGGCGAAAAAAGCCAAAGGGATGGCGGAAGATGCCAAAGTCGGCGTCCGTAACGACCGCAAAAAAGCAAATGACAAAATCAAAGTGCTCGAAAAAGACAAACTGATCACTGCGGATGAATCTAAAGGGGCTCAGGACAAAGTCCAAAAGATCACCGATAAATACATCTCTAAAATCGAAGACCTGCTCAAAGCTAAAGAGCAAGACATCTTGACGGTATAATCATGGATATCAAAGCTATTTACATGAACGCCAATGCCATGCTTGAGGGGCATTTCAAACTCAGCTCAGGCAATCATTCGCAGTATTATCTCCAATCGGCGAAAGTACTCGAAGACCCTAAAACGGCAAAGCTTCTTGCCGATGCATTGAGCGATAAAATCAAAGCAAACGGCATTGTCATCGATACCGTATGTGCACCCGCTTTGGGCGGTTTGATCGCAGGATTCGCCCTCGCGACCGCACTGGACAAACGTTCTATCTTTGCGGAGCGTGTCAACGGTGAGATGCAGATCCGCCGCGGATTCGAGATCACTCCGGGCGAAAAAGTCCTCATCTGTGAAGACATCATCACCACAGGCGGCTCGGCGATGGAAGCGGCCAAAGCGATCGAAGCGCTCGGCGGCGTCGTCGTCGGATTTGCCGCTCTTGCCAACCGCGGTTTTTGCAAACGCGACGGAAGTGCGCTGGAGCGTAAAGCCAACTGTGCATTGCCATCCGACAAACCGCTTTTTGCCCTCGCCGATTTCGATTTTGAAATGTACGCACCGGATAACTGTCCGTTGTGTGCCGATGGAAGCGAAGCAATTAAGCCGGGGTCACGAGGAAACTAGTTTTAATACGCCATCGGAGCAAAGCCCCGATTGGCTACGCTAACGCTGAGTTTCGCTCGGCGCGAAGCCCACGCACGCCTGCGTGCTTATCAATCCAATCAAAGCTGTAAAATGAACAATCCAGAAAACTTTAAAGTCGATATGGCGCATCTGCAAAAGGTGCAGCGGACGATTCGCAAAGCGGGGAATATCTTCCCAAATGAAACCGAACTGGTCAATACGCTCGAAGATTTAATCATCAAAGCACAGGACGATACGGCACTCAATACCTATTACTCTATGGCACAATATCTCAAGCAGCGTGTTCGCGAACTCAAAACGAATCTCCCGAAACCGGTGGAAGAGATTGATATTGCGCTTGAAGATCTCAGCTGGTCTATCCGCTATCTTCAGTGGCTGGTTTCCGAACAGCCAAAAGAGTCATAACTCACACGTAACGGCTTCGCTCACCAGACGTGAAGCTACCTCTTTCTTCCCGTCAATCGTTATCGAGATGGGGAGTCCTCTTAACGCCCGTTTCTCTTCCAGACTCACTACTTTTACTACCAACTTCACTTCAGGCGCATAGCGGATAATCGCTTCGCAGATCAGTCTTTTCTTCTCAAGATTGTCCAAGGTAATGATGACGCTGACTGAATCCTTGGTACACAGCTTATCCAAAATAGCCGTTTTGGACATATCTCCGAAATAGACCTCTTGTCCATCCCGCAGCGCCTCTTGAACATGTTTATAGCTGTTATCGGCTACAACGTAATCGACTCCCGAAGCACGGAGCTCTTTAGCGACGAATTTCCCGACGACGCCGTACCCGCAGACAATAATGTGGTGATTCCGCCCCGGGAGCATCGCAAACGTCTCCGTAACGCTGACGTCTTTGAAAAAATAGCCGCTGATACGTGATAGATTCGCCAGAATAAAAGGGGTTGCGATGATAGAAAGGACGACAACCAGAACCAAAATCTGAGAGAGCTCGGAAGGGATGAGTTCCTGATTCCCCGCTAAAGCAAAAATTGCAAATGAGAATTCCCCGACCTGAGAGAGGGCTATCGCCGTTTTAAAGGCGACTTTGGATTGTGATTTCATCCGCACAACACCAAAAATGACGATCGCTTTAACTGCCAATACCGCGAACAAGATTGCAATAACATCGTCCATATGTTGCACAAACAATCCCAAGTCAATCTTCATCCCGACCGTAACGAAAAAGGTCCCCAGCAGCAAATCTTTAAACGGAGCAATATCCGATTCGACTTTATGGTGGTAGCGGGTTTCGGCTATGATCATCCCCGCGACAAACGCCCCCAGCGAATAGGTAAATCCGGCATAGGATGCAAGCAGCGACGAGGCGACGACGATGACCAAGACCGATCCCATGAAGAGCTCATCGACTTCACTGGTGGAAGAAAAATGAAGAAGCCATGTCATCACACGTTTGCCGACTATAAACAGTGATCCGACAATCACGACCGCACTAATCGCCGTTTGGATCAAAACATCGCCGATATCTTTACCGTCAGAACTCAAAAAACCGATCAAAATCAAAATCGGGATGACGGCAAGATCTTGAAAAATTAAAATCCCGGTCGCTTTTTGACCGTAAGGACGGGCAATCTCTTTCGTCGATTTAAGATAGCTCAATACCACGGCGGTCGAAGAGAGCGAAAGTGCCATAGAGATGATGATTGCCGTCGCCAACGAAACAGAGAGGATTCCGTACGCAATTGCAAAAAAGATGACGGCGGAGAGGATAACCTGAAACGATCCGTTAAAAAACACATCGGTTTTCATCGTGGAAAGACGCTGCAATGAAACCTCAAGCCCGATCGTAAACATCAAAAAGACGACGCCGAACTCGGCAATTATCTCCAAGGTATGCGAATCCGCCATATGCCGCAGATCAAATCCATACGCAACCGTCACCCCGGTTAAAATGTAACCGATAATCTGGGAAATGCCGAATCGTTTTAAAATAAGATTCACGACGATAGAAAATCCCAATGCTATCGTGACGTAATAAAGAGCCGATTCCATAAATTTCCATTTTTCAAACGTTTTTATAAGTGTTAAAAGTATATAATACGTTCCTTAAGAAGAGCGGCAATAGTCGACGTTTTGGATCATCACGACCCATTTAACCCCATCGTAAAATACGCAAACAGCTAAGGAATGATTCAATGACCAAATATATTTTTGTCACCGGCGGAGTTCTGAGTTCACTTGGAAAAGGGATTACGGCAGCCAGTATCGGCGCACTCCTCAAACACTCCGGCAAACAGGTCGGCATGCTCAAAATCGATCCGTACATCAACGTCGATCCAGGAACCATGAGTCCGTTGGAGCACGGTGAAGTATTTGTTACCAAAGACGGGGCAGAGACCGATTTGGATATCGGAAACTACGAGCGCTTTCTCGATGCCTCTTTTTTACGTACCAGCAACTTCACAACGGGTCAGGTCTACAGCTCGGTCATCGAACGCGAACGCAGCGGCGGATACTTGGGTCAAACGATCCAAGTCGTCCCCCACATCGTCGGTGAAATCGTCGATCGGATCAAAAAAGCGGGCGAGGGGCATGAAATTCTCGTTGTCGAGCTCGGCGGTACCGTCGGTGATATCGAAGGGTTGCCGTATATGGAAGCGATCCGAATGATGAAACATGACGACGAGGTTGAGGGGACGTTTTTTATCCACGTCACCCTGATCCCGTTTATCAAAGCGGCAGGCGAGCACAAAAGCAAACCAACCCAGCACTCGGTTCAGGAGCTTCGCCGTATCGGTATTACCCCGCAAATGATTATCGCCCGCAGCGAAGAGCGCCTGCCGAAAACGTTTAAGAAAAAACTGGCCCTTGCGTGTGATGTCAGCAACGACAGTATCATCGAAGCGATGGACGAACAGACCATCTATGCCGTTCCGCTCAGCTTCCTGCAACAAAACATCCTCGCTCCGATCAGCAAAGAGCTGGAGCTAGGCGAACTCAAACCCGATATGGAACAATGGGACTCTTTGGTCAAAAAAATCGTCTCTCCGAAATACCACGTTACCATCGGCTTCGTCGGAAAATATCTGGAGCTCAAAGAGTCGTATAAATCACTTATCGAAGCGCTGATCCACTCGGGTGCCCATCTCGATACCCGCGTTGCGATCCACTGGGTTGACAGTGAAAAAATCGAAACCCAAGGGGCGGAAGCGCTTCTTCGCGACTGCGATTCGGTTCTCGTAGCCGGCGGATTCGGAAATCGCGGGGTTGAGGGGAAAATCGAAGCGATTCGATATGCCCGCGAAAACAATATGCCGTATTTGGGAATCTGTCTGGGAATGCAGCTCTCGATCGTCGAGTATGCCCGTAACGTTTTAGGCTACGAAGATGCCAACTCGATCGAGTTTAACCCGACAACGACCCATCCGATGATCTACCTCATCGATAACTTTATCGACCAATCGGGCGAAACGCAGCTGAGAACCCACCACTCGCCGATGGGCGGAACACTCCGTTTGGGCGAATATCCGTGCGAAACCAAAGCGGGATCAAAACTTCGCGCCGCGTATAACAACGAACCGCTCATTTACGAGCGCCACCGTCACCGCTACGAAGCCAATCCGACCTACCGTGAAGCACTTGAAAATGCGGGAATGATCGTAACGGGCGAATCTCACGGACTTATCGAAGCCGTCGAAATTCCAAAGCATCCGTGGTTTTTAGGGGTACAGTTCCATCCGGAGTTCACCTCTCGCCTCCAAAGCCCGAATGCCTCTATCCTAGGGTTCGTAAAAGCGACATTCGATCATGCCAACCCGAATCCTGCCTGAGGTTCCCCTTCTCGATCACACAGCACTCGGGAGTTTTTTAGCGAGCCGATTTGAATCGCAAAGTGAAAAACTCTCCGATATTCCCCATCCTTCCAATCTAAAAGATGCGCAAAAGGGGGCCGATCGGCTCGCTCGCGCCATCCGCAACCATGAACGTATCGCTCTCGTCGGTGATTATGATGTTGACGGCGTCACCTCTACCGCTATCGTCAAGCGTTTTTTCGACCTCATCTCTTATCCCCTTATCACGACGATACCGAACCGATTCAGCGACGGATACGGCGTCTCTAAAAACGTTTTGGAACGGCTCGATGCCGATGTGATCTTTACCGTTGACAACGGGATCAATGCCATCGAAGCCGCAGAAGTATGCAAAACACGGGGGATCGATCTGATCATCACCGACCACCACACTCCCGGAGACACTCTCCCCAATGCCTATGCAATCATCAATCCGAAACAAAGCGACTGCCCCTATCCGTTTAAAGAGATATGCGGTGCACAGGTGGGATGGCTTTTTATGGGGCTTCTCAAACAAGAACTGAATCTCTCCATCGACATGCGTCAGTTTTTTCCGTTCTTGGCCCTTGCGATCATCGCTGACGTTATGCCCCTTGTGGGAATTAACCGCGCTATCGTCAAAACGGGGCTTGATATGATGCAAACCTCGTCTCTCTCACCGTTTGTCATGATCCGTGATTTCCTCAACCGATCCGCCGTCTCTTCGGAGGATATCGCTTTTCAGATCGCTCCGCGCATCAATTCGGCTGGACGGCTCGAAGATGCATCCATCGCCCTTGAGTTTCTCATGGCCGATACGACAGAAAAAGCCTATCACCAGTTTGAACTCCTCACCGCGCTCAATACGCTGCGTAAAGAGACCGAAGCTCAGACAACTGCCGAAGCCATGCTGCACGTCAACCCGAAAGAACAGATCATCGTCGTTGCGGGGGAGCATTGGAACGAAGGAGTCGTAGGAATCGTCGCTTCACGGCTGGTAAACCATTTTCAAAAACCGGCCATCGTCCTCAGCGTCCATAACGGCATTGCCAAAGGAAGCGGGCGAAGCATCGGAAATGTCGATCTCTACTCCCTGATCAAATCGCAAGAGAAACATCTGCAAAAATTCGGCGGTCACAAAATGGCGGCGGGGCTGTCTATGAGCAGTGATGCGATCGAAGCGTTTCGTCTGGGAATCAACGAAGCCGCAAAACAGATCAATCCGGCCGACTTCATCCCCCATAGCGATATCATCGGCGAACTCGAACACGAAATGATCAATTTTCAGCTGTTGGAGCTTCTGGAGCGATTTGAACCTTACGGTGAGGGGAATCCCCGTCCGAGATTTTTAATCCGGGAGGCCGACGTCGTAACGGTCAAACTCTTCGGAAGCGACCAGTCCCACAGCCGTTTGGAGCTGCGCCCTTCCCGGCTCAGTCCGAAAACACTGGAGCTGATCGCGTTTCGGCGGACACTGGAGTGTCCCGAAAATAAAAAAATGTCGTGCAGCTATACCGTCAATAAGAACGAGTGGAACGGGCGGGTCTCGATTCAGCTTATGGTAGAGAGGGTATTTTAATGTTCCGGTTATCCTCTTTAGTGCTTTTTGCCCTCTTGATAAACGGCTGCGATACGCCGAATAGATCTTTGCCCTACGCCCTGAGCATTACCGAAGAGGGGCTTGGTTCTTTGCACCCCGATACCCCGTTTAGCCAGGTAAACACCTCCCTGAGCGGCTTTGAATTCGAAAAATTGAGCCAAATCACCCCGGGCCAAAACGAAATGATTTTCCTGATGAAACGGGGGGAGAAAATACTCGCCCAAATTGTTTCCGATCCCTCCGGCAAAAAAATTGCCGAAATTCAGATCACCTCCGAACTGATCAAAAACAGATACAATCAGGGACTTGGGGATCCGCTTCCCACCGGTAAAACACTGCACTGCAAAGGTGACATCTGCCAAAATGAGAATGAGCCTTCCGTACATTATCGAATCGATCAAAAAACACGAATCATTAAAGAAATAACCTTTTCACGGCTATAATACGACATGGACACATTTTTTATTGAATTTCGCGACCCTCTTTTCGGTATCGTCGTCTTTTTTATCCTCCTTTTTATCCTCTCCTTTTTGAGCTATTGGTGGGGGCGCTATAAAGCGGCTAAAGAGCATACCGATCTTAAATCTTTTCTAGGAAAATTCGAGTCTCTCGGCGAAGGGGACAAACTGGCCGAGCAGGTGCAAACCAACTCTCTAACGAGCGAATCGTGGCTTCTGCTGGCACAAAGTTTTGAACATCAGGGGAATTACGAGAAAAGCGTCGAGATCTATCATGCGCTCCTCTCCAAAAACCGTGATCCCATTTTCCAAAAAGACGCCCTTTTACTACTGGGAAAAAGCTTTTTCAAGGCAGGGTTTTTAGAGCGTGCGCGTCAAACGTTTATGCAGATTCTTCACAATTCTCCCCGTACACCGCAGGCATTGCATTATCTGATTCTCATTTATGAGCAGCTACAGCAATACGACAAAGCCCTGGAGGTAATGGAATCGCTGCAGGAGCTCTCTCCCGGAACCTCGAATGAGAAACTCTATATTGAATGCCGGATTCTGCTCAATGACCACCGAATCGACATCGATGAAAAAGCCCAAAAACTGCTCGAACTCTACAGCACGCACCGCCAACTGGGGTACATGATTTTTGAGTGGCTCTTTACCTACCGCCCGGCATTGGCATGGCGGCACTACGACCAATCGCTGAGCCAGCGGCTGAGTGATGTTTTATGGCGGCTCAGAGATGAAAATCTCGATTTGGATATAATTGCAAGCAATACTTTCTTGCGCGAACTGTTCACGGCAAAAGGATCAGTCGATCTTTGCTTGGGAAGCTCGGTTTTCGAACTCGACGTCCTAATCGCCCTTCGCCGCTGCGGCGTTGCCAAAGCGGCATTGCAGTTTGAATATTCGTGTGACGAATGTAATACGATATCATTTTTGCCGTTTCACCGCTGTCCGCACTGTCATGCGATTGATTCTCTGCAAAGCATTATGAATCTCTCAAAGGAACGATTTGAAGAAAATAACTCTCTTCAGTGACGGATCGGCACTCGGGAATCCGGGGCCGGGAGGCTATGGGGCCATCTTGCGCTACGGAGACAAAGAGCGCATCATCCGAGGCGGAGAAGCCCATACGACCAATAACCGCATGGAGCTGCTCGGAGTGATAGAGGGATTGCGGGCGCTTAAAGAGCCGTGCGACGTCACTATCATCTCCGATTCGAGCTATGTCATCAAAGGGATCAACGAGTGGCTGGAAGGGTGGATCAAACGCAACTTCGCCAAAGTCAAAAACCCCGACCTCTGGCAGGAGTATATCCGGGTTTCTGCTCCCCACCGCATTGAGGGTGTCTGGGTTCGCGGCCATAACGGCCATATCGAAAACGAACAATGCGACGTAATCGCCAAAGAAGAGGCGGAAAAATTCAAAAAAGGATTGAACAACTAATGGACAATTTACAAGCCCTGCAAGAACGCTTAGGGTACACATTTCAAAACAAAGAGCTCCTTATTGAAGCGCTGACGCATAAAAGCTACAAACAGCCCTACAATAATGAGCGGCTGGAGTTTTTGGGAGACGCGGTACTCGATTTGATCGTCGGAGAATATCTTTACAAAAAATTCCGCGGCTATGATGAGGGGAAACTCTCCAAAATGCGTGCATCTCTCGTCAACGAGGGGGGATTTACCTCACTGGCCAATCATCTTAACCTCGGAGAGCATATTTTTCTCTCCAATGCCGAAGAAAACAACAGCGGCCGGACCAAAAGCTCTTTGTTATCAAATGCTTTTGAGGCCGTCATGGGGGCGATGTACCTTGAAACCGGA contains:
- the pyrE gene encoding orotate phosphoribosyltransferase; protein product: MDIKAIYMNANAMLEGHFKLSSGNHSQYYLQSAKVLEDPKTAKLLADALSDKIKANGIVIDTVCAPALGGLIAGFALATALDKRSIFAERVNGEMQIRRGFEITPGEKVLICEDIITTGGSAMEAAKAIEALGGVVVGFAALANRGFCKRDGSALERKANCALPSDKPLFALADFDFEMYAPDNCPLCADGSEAIKPGSRGN
- the rnc gene encoding ribonuclease III — its product is MDNLQALQERLGYTFQNKELLIEALTHKSYKQPYNNERLEFLGDAVLDLIVGEYLYKKFRGYDEGKLSKMRASLVNEGGFTSLANHLNLGEHIFLSNAEENNSGRTKSSLLSNAFEAVMGAMYLETGLGKVQEITVSLLEHVHPDISLDSLFKDYKTSLQELTQAHYGTTPEYQLIAAHGPDHKKEFEVAVIIDGKRYASAQGKSKKQAQQEAAQIALEMLSKELK
- the rnhA gene encoding ribonuclease HI → MKKITLFSDGSALGNPGPGGYGAILRYGDKERIIRGGEAHTTNNRMELLGVIEGLRALKEPCDVTIISDSSYVIKGINEWLEGWIKRNFAKVKNPDLWQEYIRVSAPHRIEGVWVRGHNGHIENEQCDVIAKEEAEKFKKGLNN
- a CDS encoding CTP synthase translates to MTKYIFVTGGVLSSLGKGITAASIGALLKHSGKQVGMLKIDPYINVDPGTMSPLEHGEVFVTKDGAETDLDIGNYERFLDASFLRTSNFTTGQVYSSVIERERSGGYLGQTIQVVPHIVGEIVDRIKKAGEGHEILVVELGGTVGDIEGLPYMEAIRMMKHDDEVEGTFFIHVTLIPFIKAAGEHKSKPTQHSVQELRRIGITPQMIIARSEERLPKTFKKKLALACDVSNDSIIEAMDEQTIYAVPLSFLQQNILAPISKELELGELKPDMEQWDSLVKKIVSPKYHVTIGFVGKYLELKESYKSLIEALIHSGAHLDTRVAIHWVDSEKIETQGAEALLRDCDSVLVAGGFGNRGVEGKIEAIRYARENNMPYLGICLGMQLSIVEYARNVLGYEDANSIEFNPTTTHPMIYLIDNFIDQSGETQLRTHHSPMGGTLRLGEYPCETKAGSKLRAAYNNEPLIYERHRHRYEANPTYREALENAGMIVTGESHGLIEAVEIPKHPWFLGVQFHPEFTSRLQSPNASILGFVKATFDHANPNPA
- a CDS encoding tetratricopeptide repeat protein, which encodes MDTFFIEFRDPLFGIVVFFILLFILSFLSYWWGRYKAAKEHTDLKSFLGKFESLGEGDKLAEQVQTNSLTSESWLLLAQSFEHQGNYEKSVEIYHALLSKNRDPIFQKDALLLLGKSFFKAGFLERARQTFMQILHNSPRTPQALHYLILIYEQLQQYDKALEVMESLQELSPGTSNEKLYIECRILLNDHRIDIDEKAQKLLELYSTHRQLGYMIFEWLFTYRPALAWRHYDQSLSQRLSDVLWRLRDENLDLDIIASNTFLRELFTAKGSVDLCLGSSVFELDVLIALRRCGVAKAALQFEYSCDECNTISFLPFHRCPHCHAIDSLQSIMNLSKERFEENNSLQ
- the recJ gene encoding single-stranded-DNA-specific exonuclease RecJ is translated as MPTRILPEVPLLDHTALGSFLASRFESQSEKLSDIPHPSNLKDAQKGADRLARAIRNHERIALVGDYDVDGVTSTAIVKRFFDLISYPLITTIPNRFSDGYGVSKNVLERLDADVIFTVDNGINAIEAAEVCKTRGIDLIITDHHTPGDTLPNAYAIINPKQSDCPYPFKEICGAQVGWLFMGLLKQELNLSIDMRQFFPFLALAIIADVMPLVGINRAIVKTGLDMMQTSSLSPFVMIRDFLNRSAVSSEDIAFQIAPRINSAGRLEDASIALEFLMADTTEKAYHQFELLTALNTLRKETEAQTTAEAMLHVNPKEQIIVVAGEHWNEGVVGIVASRLVNHFQKPAIVLSVHNGIAKGSGRSIGNVDLYSLIKSQEKHLQKFGGHKMAAGLSMSSDAIEAFRLGINEAAKQINPADFIPHSDIIGELEHEMINFQLLELLERFEPYGEGNPRPRFLIREADVVTVKLFGSDQSHSRLELRPSRLSPKTLELIAFRRTLECPENKKMSCSYTVNKNEWNGRVSIQLMVERVF
- the frr gene encoding ribosome recycling factor, with product MLDEVYQFCEEKMQGSCDHMIHNFRTLRTGRVTTKILDNVRVENYGSMVPLDQAASVLATDATTITISPWDKSMLSVIEKAIQKADIGVNPNNNGTDIKLFFPPMTVEQRQETAKKAKGMAEDAKVGVRNDRKKANDKIKVLEKDKLITADESKGAQDKVQKITDKYISKIEDLLKAKEQDILTV
- a CDS encoding cation:proton antiporter, which codes for MESALYYVTIALGFSIVVNLILKRFGISQIIGYILTGVTVAYGFDLRHMADSHTLEIIAEFGVVFLMFTIGLEVSLQRLSTMKTDVFFNGSFQVILSAVIFFAIAYGILSVSLATAIIISMALSLSSTAVVLSYLKSTKEIARPYGQKATGILIFQDLAVIPILILIGFLSSDGKDIGDVLIQTAISAVVIVGSLFIVGKRVMTWLLHFSSTSEVDELFMGSVLVIVVASSLLASYAGFTYSLGAFVAGMIIAETRYHHKVESDIAPFKDLLLGTFFVTVGMKIDLGLFVQHMDDVIAILFAVLAVKAIVIFGVVRMKSQSKVAFKTAIALSQVGEFSFAIFALAGNQELIPSELSQILVLVVVLSIIATPFILANLSRISGYFFKDVSVTETFAMLPGRNHHIIVCGYGVVGKFVAKELRASGVDYVVADNSYKHVQEALRDGQEVYFGDMSKTAILDKLCTKDSVSVIITLDNLEKKRLICEAIIRYAPEVKLVVKVVSLEEKRALRGLPISITIDGKKEVASRLVSEAVTCEL